ATTAATGGTTAATATTGCTCTTTGATTGGCTTGGTTGAGAATATCAGCTTCACAGGCAGATTCAATGACTCTTTTTAGGGTTACTCGCTGGGCTTGGGTTTGTAAATCGGGGGCAACATCTGGACCTAAATTAAGAAATCCTCGATTATAGTCGTATACTTGGGATTGATTTACATCTATTTTTGAGTCGAGTATTTCTGGAGATGGTAGAGTAATTATTAAGGTATTTCCATCAACTGTAATATCATCATCATCCATTTTACTCAAATCTATTCCTGCTCGTACTTCTCCTCTGGCAAGATATAATAAATTGGTTTCTCCGATAACCCAGTCACCGACTCTGCGATTGGAGGATGTTGGAACTACGGCATCCATAACAAATACGGTGGTGGTTAATTCACTGACTGCTTGAATTTTTTGCACAATTAACCTGGAGGTGTCTACTTCGTTGGTGGTGTGAGGAAATAAGTTTTTCCATCTTTCTAGGATGTTATGGCTTGTTTGTAACAATGAAAATAAACCTATGGTACAAATAATACTGATTCCGCTTTTGGTGATGAATGGTATTAGTTTAAAGGAAGTTTGGGAGTAATCGGAAATTTTTGAGCTATTCATGAATTGCAATTAAAGGCTATCTAGTAAAATTAAGGCACTATAAAGTTGAAATGCTTCATCCCATAGGGTTTCTTGTTTCCTGAAAATATT
The sequence above is a segment of the Cyanobacterium stanieri PCC 7202 genome. Coding sequences within it:
- a CDS encoding hypothetical protein (KEGG: cyc:PCC7424_2923 hypothetical protein~SPTR: Putative uncharacterized protein), whose translation is MNSSKISDYSQTSFKLIPFITKSGISIICTIGLFSLLQTSHNILERWKNLFPHTTNEVDTSRLIVQKIQAVSELTTTVFVMDAVVPTSSNRRVGDWVIGETNLLYLARGEVRAGIDLSKMDDDDITVDGNTLIITLPSPEILDSKIDVNQSQVYDYNRGFLNLGPDVAPDLQTQAQRVTLKRVIESACEADILNQANQRAILTINQLMAHSGYDSVKINTTPAKNCQS